Proteins encoded together in one Penicillium digitatum chromosome 1, complete sequence window:
- a CDS encoding ATP dependent RNA helicase (Dbp8), putative, with protein MAPPITENPEFEDSDVSDNSDVEQADVDDRAPKRRRLSESSNDSYVAPAPLPTLSRIKKKGEVEAEPESKEEEPVLISDAIELGKKSGLSTFAELDVAPWLVSSLTAMAIKRPTAIQKACIPEILKGKDCIGGSRTGSGKTMAFAVPIMQQWARNPFGIYALVLTPTRELALQIYEQFRAVSAPQNMKPILVVGGVDMRQQAIELANRPHVVIATPGRLADHIKTSGVDTVAGLRRVKMVVLDEADRLLASGPGSMLPDVETCLGALPPSAERQTLLFTATMTAEVRALKSMPAAGNKPPIFTTEIGTENQGKIPPTLKQTYLKVPMTHREAFLHALLSTEVNVTKPVIVFCNHTKTCDLLERTLRRLGHRITSLHSILPQSERTANLARFRATAARVLVATDVASRGLDIPSVELVINFDVPRNPDDYVHRVGRTARAGRSGEATTLVGQRDVELVLAIEERVGRQMEEFEQEGVNIESRVVRTGLLKEVGSAKREAAGEIDEGRDILGRKRNKLKKVR; from the exons ATGGCGCCCCCGATCACAGAGAATCCGGAGTTCGAGGACTCTGATGTGTCCGATAATTCCGATGTGGAACAGGCGGATGTCGATGATCGAGCCCCCAAACGTCGCCGTCTCTCAGAGTCTTCCAACGACTCATACGTCGCACCTGCGCCGCTCCCCACCCTCTCTCGGATCAAGAAGAAAGGCGAGGTAGAAGCGGAGCCTGAAtcgaaagaagaagaaccgGTCCTTATTAGCGATGCAATTGAGCTTGGTAAAAAGAGTGGACTGTCCACTTTCGCGGAATTGGACGTCGCGCCTTGGCTTGTCTCTTCGCTAACGGCGATGGCGATCAAACGGCCTACTGCTATTCAAAAGGCTTGTATTCCTGAGATTCTGAAAGGAAAGGACTGTATTGGTGGAAGTCGCACCGGTTCCGGAAAGACCATGGCCTTTGCAGTTCCGATTATGCAGCAGTGGGCGCGGAATCCATTCGGGATCTACGCTTTGGTGTTGACGCCAACTCG TGAGCTTGCACTCCAGATCTACGAACAATTCAGGGCCGTTTCCGCGCCGCAAAATATGAAGCCCATCCTCGTCGTCGGGGGCGTGGATATGCGCCAGCAGGCTATTGAACTTGCGAACCGGCCGCACGTGGTCATCGCAACACCCGGCCGACTAGCCGATCATATCAAGACGTCCGGAGTCGACACAGTAGCCGGTCTCCGCCGCGTTAAAAtggttgttctcgatgaagcCGATCGCCTGCTAGCCAGTGGGCCAGGAAGCATGCTGCCAGACGTAGAAACATGTCTCGGGGCACTTCCACCATCCGCTGAGCGACAGACGCTGCTATTCACAGCGACCATGACAGCCGAGGTGCGGGCACTGAAGTCCATGCCGGCAGCAGGCAACAAGCCACCGATCTTCACGACCGAGATCGGTACCGAGAACCAAGGCAAGATCCCGCCAACTCTTAAGCAGACATACTTGAAGGTTCCCATGACGCACCGCGAGGCCTTCCTGCACGCGCTGCTCTCCACCGAAGTAAACGTGACTAAACCAGTCATCGTTTTCTGCAATCATACCAAAACATGCGATCTGCTAGAACGCACCCTCCGTCGCCTGGGCCACCGTATCACCTCCCTCCACAGTATCCTCCCGCAATCCGAGCGCACGGCTAACCTGGCTCGTTTCCGAGCCACTGCTGCCCGTGTCTTGGTTGCTACGGATGTTGCCTCGCGTGGTCTTGATATCCCGTCCGTAGAGTTGGTGATCAATTTCGATGTGCCGCGAAACCCGGATGACTATGTGCACCGTGTTGGTCGTACTGCCCGTGCGGGACGGAGTGGTGAGGCTACCACGCTTGTTGGACAGCGGGATGTTGAGCTCGTGCTTGCTATTGAGGAGCGGGTTGGGAGGCAGATGGAGGAGTTTGAGCAGGAAGGTGTCAATATTGAGAGCCGTGTTGTTAGAACCGGTCTGCTTAAGGAGGTTGGCTCTGCGAAGCGTGAGGCTGCCGGTGAGATTGATGAGGGTCGTGATATCCTTGGACGGAAGCGTAATAAGTTGAAGAAGGTTCGGTGA
- a CDS encoding Telomere and ribosome associated protein Stm1, putative has translation MAESVRSKNLYELLGNDPELDPSRPAPPPTKAIDRPVDRSGKRDVPKEQPARHTEANARRGGRVTGGNEAAYRDRNAGRNNNREKPTDEAAQPARRGGRGGRGDRQSRTGQTDTRKQVQQGWGAQSGEKTLDDERQGEKIAKKEENEPQTPVEAEEQEEPDNSKSFADYLAEKAQRENLAAKPDRTANEGTKLDKKWAAAKELSKQEDDAYIQPSQEKAKREKQRKEKNFLDVDLRYVEPPRSGPAPRGRGDRAPRGDRPARGGERSERGRGGPRGGDRAPRGDRPARGGAAPAARGGAPRANARGPAGPTVDEKNFPSLGGN, from the exons ATGGCGGAGTCCGTCCGGTCTAAG AACCTTTACGAGCTTCTGG GTAACGACCCAGAGCTCGACCCCAGCAGACCCGCTCCTCCCCCCACCAAGGCTATCGACCGCCCCGTTGACCGCTCCGGAAAGCGTGATGTCCCCAAGGAGCAGCCTGCTCGTCACACTGAGGCCAACGCTCGCCGTGGTGGCCGTGTGACCGGTGGCAATGAGGCCG CTTACCGTGACCGCAACGCTGGCCGTAACAACAACCGTGAGAAGCCCACCGATGAGGCTGCTCAGCCCGCCCGCCGTGGTGGCCGTGGCGGCCGCGGTGACCGCCAGTCCCGCACTGGCCAGAC CGACACCCGCAAGCAGGTCCAGCAGGGCTGGGGTGCCCAGAGCGGCGAGAAGACCTTGGACGATGAGCGCCAGGGTGAGAAGATCgccaagaaggaggagaacGAGCCCCAGACTCCCGTcgaggccgaggagcaggaggagcCCGACAACTCCAAGTCCTTCGCCGACTACCTTGCCGAGAAGGCCCAGCGCGAGAACctcgccgccaagcccgatcGCACTGCCAACGAGGGCACCAAGCTCGACAAGAAGTGGGCTGCCGCCAAGGAGCTCTCCAAGCAGGAGGATGATGCCTACATCCAGCCCTCCCAGGAGAAGGCTAAGCGCGAGAAGCAGCGCAAGGAGAAGAACTTCCTTGACGTTGACCTCCGCTACGTCGAGCCTCCTCGCAGCGGCCCCGCTCCCCGCGGCCGTGGCGACCGTGCCCCCCGTGGTGACCGCCCCGCCCGTGGTGGTGAGCGCAGCGAgcgtggccgtggtggccCCCGTGGTGGCGACCGCGCCCCCCGTGGTGACCGCCCTGCCCGTGGCGGTGCTGCCCCCGCTGCCCGCGGTGGTGCTCCCCGTGCCAACGCCCGCGGTCCTGCCGGCCCTACCGTCGACGAGAAGAACTTCCCCAGCCTCGGCGGCAACTAA
- a CDS encoding Oxidoreductase, putative, with amino-acid sequence MGRAVIDELLATGYTVTCLALSDEAAAALTAKGVKVLGGSFRDFEIVKQRASKADGVIKLALNPVFSKYAQNCIDEKETIEAIGSLLVGTNKPLATTFGTLVLSHGKIGAQDKVSGYEQPMNKRAQNGKVISGLAEQNMCACVIRLSPTVHGDEDHAFIEQLTVLACSQHHAIYIDGGLSR; translated from the coding sequence ATGGGCAGAGCAGTTATCGACGAGCTCTTAGCCACCGGCTACACGGTCACATGTCTCGCCCTCTCCGACGAAGCCGCCGCTGCCCTGACAGCGAAAGGCGTCAAAGTACTCGGCGGTTCCTTTCGAGACTTTGAGATCGTCAAGCAAAGAGCCAGCAAGGCTGACGGCGTGATCAAGCTTGCATTAAACCCTGTATTCAGCAAGTATGCGCAGAACTGCATTGACGAGAAAGAGACCATCGAAGCTATAGGCTCACTCCTGGTGGGAACCAACAAGCCTCTGGCCACCACCTTTGGTACCTTGGTGCTCAGCCATGGGAAAATCGGCGCCCAAGACAAAGTCAGTGGTTATGAACAACCGATGAACAAACGGGCCCAGAATGGGAAGGTCATTTCCGGCCTTGCGGAGCAAAACATGTGTGCGTGCGTCATCCGTTTGTCGCCTACTGTACACGGCGATGAGGACCATGCGTTCATCGAGCAGCTCACTGTTCTGGCCTGTTCGCAGCACCATGCTATCTACATCGATGGGGGATTAAGCCGCTAG
- a CDS encoding Bicarbonate transporter, eukaryotic yields the protein MHTSTSAQRKPSWQSQRLKSVRSARSGRSDHGTLRQSDQSVNQQDNAQENLQSRVSRTASVHSPQAKWWHVHLFRGMINDVKRRAPYYWSDWTDAWDYRVVPATVYMYFANILPALAFSLDMFEKTRQSYGVNEVLLASVLGAIVFSLFAAQPLVIVGVTGPITVFNYTVYDIMTPRGTPYLAFMCWIGIWSLIMHWILAITNSCNALTYVTRFSCDIFGFYVACIYIQKGIQVLTRQWGSVGETSAYLSIMVALLVLMCAWICGELGNSNLFKRPIRKFLEDYGTPLTIIFFTGFVYIGKMKDVDVATLPTSKAFFPTTDRPWLVHFWDINVGDIFLAIPFAILLTTLFYFDHNVSSLIAQGTEFPLRKPAGFHWDLWLLGLTTFVAGILGIPFPNGLIPQAPFHTAALCVTRQVADEEDTNKGKAIRVTDHVVEQRVSNFAQGLLTLGTMTGPLLIVLHLIPQGVMAGLFFVMGVQALQGNGITQKLVFLAEDKKFTSASNPLKRIERRSAIWAFVALELLGFGATFAITQTIAAIGFPIIILLLIPVRSFLLPRWFSREELAALDGPTASPFTMESVGGTHGMEDYDEAAASGARDEYSSGDGGVLRNRTSASPESAVEEDDLERGETYELPSRVSRRRSTASRVD from the exons ATGCACACTTCCACGTCTGCTCAGCGGAAACCTTCTTGGCAGTCACAGCGGCTGAAATCGGTGCGCTCAGCGCGGTCAGGTAGATCTGATCATGGTACCCTACGTCAATCTGACCAGTCTGTGAACCAACAAGACAATGCCCAAGAAAACTTGCAGTCCCGTGTATCGAGGACAGCGTCGGTGCACTCGCCCCAGGCGAAATGGTGGCACGTACACTTGTTCCGCGGAATGATCAACGACGTCAAGCGCAGAGCGCCATATTATTGGAGCGATTGGACTGATGCATGGGATTATCGTGTTGTGCCAGCTACGGTCTATATGTATTTTGCTAA TATCCTGCCTGCTCTGGCCTTTTCGTTAGACATGTTCGAGAAGACACGTCAGAGCTATGGCGTCAATGAAGTTCTACTTGCTTCTGTTCTTGGTGCCATTGTGTTTTCGCTTTTTGCGGCTCAGCCGTTGGTCATTGTCGGTGTTACTG GTCCCATCACTGTGTTCAACTATACTGTCTATGATATCATGACTCCTCGAGGGACACCGTATCTTGCATTCATGTGTTGGATTGGGAT CTGGTCTTTAATAATGCATTGGATACTGGCTATCACTAATTCCTGCAACGCTCTGACATATGTCACCCGATTCTCGTGCGACATCTTTGGGTTCTACGTTGCTTGCATCTATATCCAGAAGGGCATCCAAGTTCTCACCAGACAATGGGGCTCCGTAGGAGAGACCTCTGCTTACCTGAGTATCATGGTTGCACTACTTGTCCTGATGTGTGCGTGGATCTGTGGAGAACTGGGTAACAGCAATCTTTTCAAGCGACCTATTCGGAAATTCCTGGAAGACTACGGTACACCTTTGACCATCATTTTCTTTACCGGCTTCGTCTACATCGGTAAGATGAaagatgttgatgttgctACACTCCCTACTAGCAAGGCTTTTTTCCCTACCACTGACCGGCCTTGGCTTGTGCATTTCTGGGATATCAATGTTGGAGATATCTTCCTTGCCATCCCATTTGCGATTCTTCTCACAACTCTCTTTTACTTTGATCACAATG TGTCATCTCTCATTGCCCAAGGAACCGAATTTCCTCTTCGGAAGCCAGCTGGCTTCCATTGGGACCTTTGGCTCCTTGGTCTTACAACCTTTGTGGCTGGAATTCTGGGAATACCATTTCCCAATGGCCTGATTCCCCAAGCCCCCTTCCACACTGCCGCTCTCTGCGTCACTCGACAGGTCGCAGACGAAGAGGACACAAACAAGGGCAAAGCTATCCGGGTAACAGACCACGTAGTAGAGCAGCGAGTCAGCAACTTCGCACAAGGACTTTTGACCCTAGGAACAATGACTGGGCCCCTTCTCATCGTCCTGCACTTGATTCCACAGGGTGTCATGGCTGGTCTGTTCTTCGTTATGGGTGTCCAGGCTCTACAGGGCAATGGTATCACGCAAAAACTTGTATTTCTTGCCGAAGATAAGAAGTTCACCTCCGCATCAAATCCTCTCAAGCGAATCGAGCGCCGTTCCGCCATCTGGGCCTTTGTCGCTCTTGAGCTGCTTGGCTTTGGTGCGACTTTCGCTATCACTCAGACAATCGCTGCCATCGGGTTTCCTATTATCATTCTTCTCTTGATACCGGTGCGTTCGTTCCTGCTTCCTCGATGGTTCTCCCGCGAGGAGCTTGCAGCCCTCGATGGACCGACAGCTAGTCCATTCACAATGGAAAGTGTCGGTGGCACTCACGGAATGGAGGACTACGATGAAGCGGCGGCTAGCGGCGCCCGGGATGAATATTCTAGTGGAGATGGTGGAGTCCTAAGAAACCGAACTTCGGCTTCTCCGGAATCTGCAGTCGAAGAGGATGATCTCGAGCGAGGTGAGACGTATGAGCTTCCCTCCCGGGTTTCGCGCAGAAGAAGCACAGCTAGCAGGGTAGACTAA
- a CDS encoding Glutaminase, putative yields the protein MQLSLVVLAAVFQAAVSTASLLTPPVIPLIVRNPYLSTWLANARDVPWSKWPMFYTGEEVGLSLMAHLPSQNTVYPLVGKPHESLDNKSNYKIKFPKYLGLNYDASTTNLTYHVDTGTETPVDISISFFSPITPTSTLRQSIPASYITIDVQGDVDVSIYMDVDGRWVSGDTDSKIKWVWDSLKTEHEDLTLNRWQVQRENELLFTETRDRAEWGTLHFIGPSDAKFQSGDATDVRRGFARSGALQNTNDDQFRAIRDRSPVFAFSKSFHLGHSSNISDDSVTFTLAFIQIPVVQYASSRGLTLMRPLWESWYPTTEDLLNFHYGDYAAASSLASNYSQQVADDAYLSGADDYVDIVALSARQVMGATTFSGTPDDPILFLKEISSNGNFQTIDVIFPAFPFFLYTNPRWLAYLLEPLIEHMLSGQYPNKYAMHDLGTHFPNATGHPDGNDEYMPVEECGNILIMGLAIVNSLRYEDSLAASSIWSTQGLPSVSPESESSGLFPLDNLQTLSGIAHQDSKWGGGSKGQHQAEKWVTRSYSLWKQWTGYLVEFSLEPANQLSTDDFAGWLALQTNLALKGIVGINAMSKIAEVAGHDIDAAYFKKVASDYIAKWEEFGMSRDGSHAKLAYDWYGSWTTIYNLYADAQLCFHLEEPDTDSPGFVPRHIYQKQSLWYHYVRQKYGLPLDSRHMYTKTDWEFFSMAVASKPVRTEILQSVAHWVNETTTDRPFTDLHNTEGDGGFPGPNFFARPVIGGHFAFLALERACGGKAMPGLSFLDDVDEETLAIWAQSAESAAKEFTMSGQNRNGEGEL from the exons ATGCAGCTGTCACTCGTGGTCCTGGCCGCTGTATTCCAGGCAGCGGTTAGCACTGCATCTTTGCTCACTCCACCAGTTATCCCCTTGATCGTACGAAATCCATACCTGAGTACCTGGCTCGCAAATGCTCGGGATGTACCTTGGTCAAAATGGCCCATGTTTTACACCGGAGAGGAGGTGGGACTTTCGTTGATGGCTCACCTTCCCAGTCAGAATACTGTCTACCCTCTTGTTGGCAAGCCCCACGAGTCTTTGGATAATAAATCAAA CTACAAGATCAAGTTCCCTAAATACCTGGGCCTGAACTATGACGCCTCAACGACCAACCTAACCTACCACGTTGACACAGGTACCGAAACCCCTGTCGACATTTCAATTTCATTCTTTTCCCCCATCACACCAACTTCGACTTTGCGCCAGTCAATCCCGGCCTCATATATCACGATCGATGTCCAAGGCGATGTCGATGTCAGCATCTATATGGATGTTGACGGCCGCTGGGTCAGCGGAGATACTGACAGCAAAATCAAGTGGGTGTGGGACAGCTTGAAGACCGAGCATGAGGATCTCACACTCAATCGATGGCAAGTGCAGAGGGAGAATGAGCTTCTTTTCACAGAGACTCGCGACCGTGCCGAATGGGGCACTCTTCATTTCATCGGACCCTCT GACGCCAAATTCCAGTCTGGAGATGCGACTGATGTGCGTCGAGGCTTCGCAAGATCTGGAGCTCTGCAAAACACCAACGACGATCAATTCCGCGCTATTCGGGATCGATCCCCGGTTTTTGCGTTCTCCAAATCTTTCCATCTCGGCCATTCATCTAACATTTCCGACGACAGCGTCACCTTTACTCTCGCTTTTATTCAAATCCCCGTAGTTCAGTATGCATCATCTCGTGGGCTCACCCTGATGCGACCCTTGTGGGAATCTTGGTACCCAACAACAGAGGACCTCTTGAATTTCCATTACGGGGACTACGCTGCAGCTAGCTCTCTAGCGTCCAATTATTCGCAGCAAGTGGCAGATGATGCGTACTTGTCGGGAGCCGACGACTATGTTGACATAGTTGCCCTTAGTGCGCGGCAGGTGATGGGCGCAACTACCTTTTCTGGGACCCCAGATGACCCCATTCTGTTCCTCAAGGAGATCTCTTCAAATGGCAACTTCCAAACCATCGATGTGATCTTCCCCGCGTTCCCATTCTTCCTGTACACGAATCCCCGGTGGTTGGCGTACCTTTTGGAGCCGTTGATTGAGCACATGCTGAGTGGGCAATACCCCAATAAGTACGCGATGCATGATTTGGGCACACACTTCCCCAATGCCACCGGACATCCCGACGGGAATGATGAGTACATGCCGGTTGAAGAGTGTGGTAACATCCTCATCATGGGTTTGGCTATCGTGAACTCGCTTCGATATGAAGACTCTCTTGCGGCCTCGTCCATTTGGTCCACACAGGGGTTGCCTTCGGTAAGCCCGGAAAGCGAGAGTTCTGGATTGTTCCCtcttgataatctccagaCACTGTCTGGGATTGCTCACCAAGATAGCAAATGGGGTGGCGGTAGCAAGGGCCAGCACCAGGCTGAGAAATGGGTGACGCGGAGCTATAGCCTTTGGAAACAATGGACCGGATATTTGGTGGAGTTCTCTCTTGAGCCTGCTAATCAAC TCTCTACCGATGACTTTGCAGGCTGGCTGGCTCTTCAGACAAATTTGGCTCTCAAGGGGATTGTTGGCATCAATGCCATGAGCAAGATCGCCGAGGTAGCCGGCCACGATATCGACGCTGCTTATTTCAAG AAAGTCGCCAGCGACTACATCGCCAAATGGGAGGAATTCGGGATGTCTCGAGATGGCTCCCACGCCAAGCTTGCATACGACTGGTATGGCTCGTGGACAACGATCTACAACCTCTACGCCGATGCCCAGCTCTGTTTCCACCTAGAGGAGCCTGACACGGATTCACCCGGCTTCGTTCCGCGCCACATCTACCAGAAGCAATCACTCTGGTATCACTATGTGCGTCAGAAGTACGGCCTGCCCCTCGATAGCCGCCACATGTACACCAAAACCGATTGGGAGTTCTTCTCAATGGCTGTCGCCTCCAAGCCTGTGCGCACAGAGATCCTCCAATCTGTCGCCCACTGGGTCAATGAGACGACAACCGATCGTCCATTCACGGACTTGCACAACACGGAAGGTGACGGTGGTTTCCCTGGTCCAAACTTCTTCGCTCGGCCTGTCATTGGTGGCCATTTTGCATTCCTAGCGTTGGAACGTGCCTGTGGTGGAAAGGCTATGCCTGGCCTGTCATTCCTTGACGATGTTGATGAGGAGACTTTGGCGATTTGGGCCCAGAGTGCTGAGTCTGCGGCGAAGGAATTCACCATGTCGGGCCAGAACCGCAATGGTGAGGGGGAGCTGTAG
- a CDS encoding Peroxin 19, translated as MVNPLPTEDRHEEAPTVTGSTAQESQPAPNTDAAPAPAPAQSQNASGDDEDSDFDELDDVLDDFNKPKPAPPANPPALSATNSDPLTGIAPPDFDEDAFLKQLEQDMANMIGPGGDANGSLDPKFQATVDQGAEVLAKQLEESGIPPGDFLKQLLADVMAEGDSGAGASAENLAAAAAGISAPSTQGSSSTPNAGAEQPVDSFNDAIKRTMGRMKESGDKATAAINEDDISEDMLAQLLKAVEAGASGAGEDGDLSKMFMGMMEQLSNKEMLYEPMKELDVKFGPWIEKNKGSGKVSAEDMQRFETQARVVKQIVAKFEEKNFSDDDPKCREYVWERMQEMQAAGSPPEELVSNPLMEDLEGAVGAGGVPDCPQQ; from the exons ATGGTTAACCCCTTACCTACCGAGGACCGTCACGAAGAGGCTCCCACCGTGACCGGATCAACTGCACAAGAATCTCAGCCCGCGCCAAACACCGACGccgcaccagcaccagcaccagcacaaTCGCAGAACGCATCTGGAGACGATGAAGACTCCGACTTTGATGAGCTAGATG ACGTCCTCGACGACTTCAACAAACCCAAACCCGCTCCTCCCGCAAACCCACCCGCGCTCTCTGCCACCAACTCCGATCCCCTAACCGGAATCGCACCTCCAGACTTCGACGAAGATGCCTTCCTTAAGCAACTCGAACAAGATATGGCGAACATGATAGGACCCGGCGGGGACGCCAATGGCAGCCTAGACCCCAAATTCCAAGCAACAGTCGATCAAGGCGCCGAAGTATTGGCAAAACAGCTCGAAGAAAGCGGGATCCCACCAGGCGATTTCCTCAAACAGCTTCTCGCTGACGTGATGGCCGAGGGCGATTCTGGAGCCGGCGCTTCAGCAGAGAATCTTGCAGCTGCCGCGGCGGGCATCTCTGCTCCTAGCACTCAGGGTTCCTCTAGCACGCCCAATGCAGGCGCCGAACAACCGGTCGACTCATTCAACGACGCCATCAAGCGCACAATGGGCCGGATGAAAGAAAGTGGTGATAAAGCTACCGCAGCAATTAATGAAGACGACATCTCGGAGGACATGTTGGCGCAGCTACTTAAGGCCGTTGAGGCGGGGGCATCGGGTGCTGGGGAAGATGGAGATCTGTCGAAGATGTTCATGGGCATGATGGAGCAGCTGTCTAACAAGGAGATGCTGTATGAGCCGATGAAGGAACTGGATGTCAAGTTCGGGCCGTGGATCGAGAAGAATAAGGGCAGTGGCAAGGTTTCAGCTGAGGATATGCAGCGATTTGAGACGCAGGCGCGGGTTGTCAAGCAGATTGTGGCGAAGTTCGAGGAGAAGAATTTCTCGGATGACGATCCTAAGTGTCGGGAGTATGTGTGGGAGAGAATGCAGGAG ATGCAAGCGGCTGGAAGCCCGCCTGAGGAACTCGTTTCGAATCCTCTCATGGAGGACCTGGAAGGTGCGGTTGGAGCTGGCGGAGTGCCGGATTGCCCGCAGCAGTGA
- a CDS encoding BZIP transcription factor (MeaB), putative — protein MVSMVDHDMADSIVPKHEPGPDGSISSTVSTPDPEAEPLTQDATTQKRKGGRKPIYATSEERKQRNRQAQAAFRERRTEYIRQLETTIKRNEESLQSLQQSHRSAADECLMLRYKNSLLERILLEKGIDVQAELRLKTGAPGAPKANPMAPKAALSAVGARPNQRHPAGIASKPETFGMSQREAAYGIPSPQFQATPTSHVSSPSHAKSPSFGFQGAMSPIEGRPQPLPQPRTFSQTSPPAISMPQTEQSDAKPQSRSAGAMGPRGARVAAAAYYPSPFQKHYDQLEQEYDAQADMVDDEHDGSASYVPGFTPQSVASGSHNMSGFNQPPGEGTPSDFGNANQLLGQYEPMLDTDPFGLSASMHFPTPFNYEHHNSRQ, from the exons ATGGTCTCGATGGTTGACCATGATATGGCGGACTCAATCGTGCCTAAACATGAACCTGGCCCGGATGGTTCCATCAGTTCGACCGTCTCAACACCAGATCCGGAAGCCGAACCTTTGACTCAAGATGCCACGACTCAGAAGAGGAAGGGAGGGAGGAAACCT ATATATGCCACCTCAGAAGAGCGAAAGCAGCGCAATAGGCAGGCCCAGGCGGCCTTCCGAGAACGCAGGACCGAGTATATCCGTCAGTTAGAGACCACCATCAAGCGCAACGAGGAATCTTTACAGAGTCTGCAGCAAAGCCATCGCAGTGCTGCCGATGAATGTTTAATGCTGCGGTATAAAAATTCCCTGCTGGAGCGAATCCTCTTGGAAAAAG GCATCGATGTACAGGCCGAACTACGCCTGAAAACAGGGGCGCCGGGCGCTCCCAAGGCAAACCCTATGGCCCCAAAGGCAGCGCTTAGCGCGGTAGGGGCCCGCCCGAACCAGCGACACCCCGCAGGCATCGCCTCGAAGCCCGAGACGTTCGGCATGTCGCAGCGGGAAGCCGCATACGGTATCCCGTCGCCGCAGTTCCAAGCAACCCCGACCTCCCACGTTTCCTCTCCCTCGCATGCCAAGTCCCCCAGTTTCGGGTTCCAAGGCGCCATGTCACCAATCGAGGGACGGCCCCAGCCCCTTCCCCAACCTCGGACTTTCAGTCAAACTTCGCCGCCGGCAATCAGCATGCCGCAGACCGAGCAGTCAGACGCCAAACCCCAATCCCGTAGTGCGGGAGCTATGGGTCCTCGCGGTGCGCGGGTCGCAGCGGCTGCTTACTATCCCTCTCCATTCCAGAAACACTACGATCAACTCG AACAAGAGTACGATGCCCAGGCCGATATGGTTGACGATGAACACGACGGCTCAGCATCATATGTCCCTGGATTCACTCCGCAGTCCGTTGCCTCGGGTTCCCATAATATGTCTGGTTTCAACCAACCACCAGGCGAGGGCACGCCCAGCGATTTCGGCAATGCAAATCAACTCCTCGGCCAGTATGAACCGATGCTGGACACAGATCCATTCGGGTTAAGCGCTAGCATGCACTTCCCCACCCCGTTCAACTATGAGCACCACAACTCGAGGCAATAA
- a CDS encoding Heterokaryon incompatibility protein (HET) family protein translates to MNSTSVQLSPIKDGRRILGEKDSNACLSPATHAKPSFPAIGTPVKRISITISPKKLLPSPIFAGQKRTRDQMEEMEETLGHGQTRASSPQPGVQSTVDDDRQSQLNQNPAPQPSQSDRDQAQDLMDTDQSFNVPRTPEEDTRSVISDSDARKLFIQQKASLLRSRLQSAMRNVTDYQFDRRVSELEAHSRKCPRLSLSVLSTPPLSSRKHFTTFPSSQMKTPRIGCAGFTSTPSHSTPDLPGRPSPLSSSVVQQRTKLHAQQTPPRGLGSPMQLSSPPATVIRREANRETSMVSRAELSLDDVDVLSPSQRGDAVDGLLKLMSTTGNQSSDSWTG, encoded by the exons ATGAATTCGACCTCAGTGCAACTCAGTCCCATTAAGGACGGGCGACGAATTCTCGGCGAGAAGGACTCAAACGCGTGTCTGTCCCCCGCCACACACGCCAAACCATCATTCCCGGCCATTGGGACACCAGTCAAGCGGATCTCGATTACGATCTCACCAAAGAAGCTCCTTCCTTCTCCCATATTTGCAGGTCAAAAACGGACACGGGATCAAATGGAGGAAATGGAAGAAACCCTCGGACACGGGCAGACGCGGGCATCCTCCCCGCAGCCCGGCGTCCAATCCACTGTCGATGATGATAGACAAAGCCAG CTCAACCAAAACCCCGCACCACAACCCTCGCAATCAGACCGTGACCAAGCACAAGATCTAATGGACACCGACCAATCTTTCAATGTGCCCAGAACCCCCGAGGAAGACACGCGTAGCGTTATCTCGGACTCCGATGCGCGCAAATTGTTTATCCAACAA AAAGCAAGCCTTCTCCGATCAAGACTACAGAGCGCGATGCGCAATGTGACAGACTACCAATTCGACCGCCGGGTCTCCGAGCTAGAAGCACACAGTCGTAAATGCCCACGGCTCTCACTCTCCGTCCTTTCCACACCACCCCTCTCGTCGCGCAAACACTTCACAACCTTCCCATCCTCGCAAATGAAGACACCCCGCATCGGCTGTGCTGGCTTCACTTCCACTCCCTCCCACAGCACACCTGATCTTCCAGGTCGACCTTCCCCTTTGTCTTCTAGCGTTGTTCAGCAACGCACCAAGTTGCATGCGCAACAAACACCCCCCCGTGGGCTCGGCTCCCCAATGCAGTTGAGTAGTCCTCCAGCTACGGTCATTCGCCGTGAAGCCAATAGGGAAACAAGCATGGTCTCAAGAGCTGAGCTTAGTTTGGATGATGTGGATGTCCTGTCGCCGTCACAGCGGGGTGATGCGGTCGATGGGCTCTTGAAACTCATGAGTACGACAGGCAATCAAAGTTCGGACTCGTGGACTGGATGA